The sequence GTGGCGGCTGCCGTCGTCGGCGGGGCGGTAACCGGCAGCGAGGCGGAGGACGATCACCCGACGGAGGACGGTAGGCCCGAGGACGGTCTGCCGACGGAGGGCAACCCCGACGAGGACGCCGATGGCGAATCCGTTGACGACGTGTTCGGCGACCATCAGTCTGTCGATGACGAATCCGTTGACGATGAGCCGGGTGACGATGAGCCGGGTGACGATGAAGTAGCCACCGATGATGGCGCCGAACCCGCCGAACCCGATGAACCGGCCGATGATTTCGGCGACGATACCGCCGAACCCGCCGACGACGAGGCGGGCGAGCCCGCTGCGTTCGAGGAGCCCGCTGCGCTCGATGAGCCCGCCGGCGGCGAAACGCGGTCCGACGAGGTCGAGTCGGACGCTTCAGCGGAAGCGGACGGACTGGGGGACGACCCGGAAGAAGCCGGTTCTGGCGGTACTCCCGACGACCCGAGCGACGAGGCACCGGCCGAGCTGGACGCTTCCGCGGAAGCGCCGGACGCGCCGAGTGAGGACCACGGCGACGAGGCCGAACATGACCGCGATGGCGTGCAGGGGTCTGGGGCCGATGCCCCGATGGAGGTGTCCGCGCACACCGCCGAGGAAGAGTCAGCACCGTCGCCGGCAGAGTTCCCGGGCGCGGCTGAGGATGGCGCGGCTGAGGAGGGCGCGGCTGAGGACAACTACGCGACCGATGCGCCCACGCTCACCTCGAGCGGGAGCGACATCATCGACTCCCTGCCCTGGGCGGTGTCCGCTTCCGACCGCGAACAGGCACGAGCAGCCCAGGAGCAGGCCGCTGCGGAGCCTCCGGCGACCCCGGCCTTCGACGAACCTGAGGACCAGCCGGCGCAGCTGTCCGAAGCCGGGCAGCCCGCTGCCGGCGCGGACGACGAGCTACCCGAGCAGACCGTGCTCTCCCGCGCAGGTGCGGAGGCCCCGGATATCCCCGCTGCGCCCGCGCCAGCACCGGAGCCCGCGGCTGCCAGTGCAGACAGCGATGTGATTTCCTTCGATTCCCTGATGGCCCAGCAGGTGCCGCAGGCCCCCTCCCCGGGGTACGCTCACCAGGCCGGTGCGGAGTACGGGGCACCACCGCCTGCGGAGCAGGTGGACCAGCCCTATCCGGCCGCTGCTCCGCCGTACGGGCCGGGCGCGGCCTTCGGCGCTCCCGGGGTGCAGCAGGCTGCCCCACCGCCGTGGGCCCCGCCCGCGGACATGTCCCAGCCGGCGCCCACGGCGCAGGGCCAGGGTGATGTCGACATCGAGGGTGATCATGACGGGGAGACGATCATGGTCTCCCAGCTGCCCAGTGGGAACGGCGCCGCACCCGGCACCGGCGAGAGCGACCTGTACGACGAACCACACGCAGCGGCCCAGCCGAGCATCCACCTGGCCATGTCCACCGGCGCGCACGTGCCGCTGGACCGCCCGGTGCTGATCGGCAGGGCACCGGAGTCCGCCCGATTCAACGCGGGTGTGCAGCCGCGGCTGGTGACCGTGGCCAGCCCGGAGCAGGACATCTCCCGTACGCACGTGGAGATTCGAGCCGAAGGAGGGCACGCCGTCGTGACGGACCTGAACTCCACCAACGGGACTGTGGTGGTCCAGCCCGGCTCCCCGCCCCGGCGTTTGCACCCGGGTGAGGGCGCGTCGGTACCGGCTGGCACTGTGGTGGATCTCGGTGACGGCGTCACCCTGACGGTGCAGACTACGTCCCAGGGGGCCGGGTGAGTCGACGGCGCCCCTCTCGGCCGCCGGAGATTCCCGGATTCCAGCACGAACGGCTGCTGGGCAGCGGCGGCTTCGCGGATGTGTTCCTGTACGAGCAGGAGCTCCCGCGGCGCAAGGTGGCCGTGAAGGCCCTGCTCGCCGACGCCGTCACCCCGGACGGGCTCACCCAGTTCGTCGGCGAGGCGAACCTGATGGCTCAGCTGTCCACCCACCCCTCGATCGTGACCATCTACCAGGCGGCCACCACTGAGGACGGGCGCCCGTACCTGGTGATGGAGTACTGCCCCCGCCCGAACCTGTCCGTGCGCTACCGCAACGAGCGGATCGGAGTGGCCGAGGCGCTGCGGATCGCCGCCCGACTCGCTGGCGCGGTGGAGACCGCGCACCGGGCCGGCATCCTGCACCGGGACATCAAGCCTGCGAACGTGCTCACCACGGACTACGGCTGGCCGGCACTGACCGACTTCGGTATCTCCGTGGCCACGGCTGCGGCCGACGACTCCGACCAGGCGGGCATGTCGATTCCGTGGGCGGCGCCGGAGTTCTTCGCCGATGACGCCCCGCGTGGGGTGGGTGCCGACGTCTACGCGCTCACCGCCACCATCTACACGTTGCTCGCCAGGCGGTCACCGTTCGAGGCGGCCGGCGGGTCGAACTCCGCGCTGGACCTGATCACTCGGATCGAACGCGAGCCGGTGCCGCCGACCGGCCGCGACGACGTCCCCGAGTCGCTGGAGGAGGTGTTCCGCCGCGGGATGGCGAAGGATCCCGCTCAGCGGTTCCCGTCGGCGGCTGCGTTCGCACGGGCGATCCAGCGGGTGGAGACCGAGCTCCACCTGACCCCCACGCCGCTGGACGTCCCGGACACCTCGTGGGCACACGGCACGGGGGGCGGTGAGTCCGGTGAGGACCAGCGCACCCGGGTGCGGTCGGTGTCCACGATCGACGTCAATCCGGACGGGACCCGGCACCGGCCCGCCATCATCGACCCGGCGGCAGCACGGTCGCCGCGCAATCAGCCGGGCGGACGGGAGACCGCCGTGCGGCCCGAGATCGGCGCAGCAGCCGGTGTCGAAGAGACCGCGAAGCCGCCGCCCCCGCGCCGCCGCACCACCCTGATCGCCGCCGGTGCCGCGCTGGTGGTGGTCGCAGCGGTGACCGCGATGGCGATCGGGGCCCTGAACCAACCCGATGGTGGCGAGGGGGAGACCACAACCGCGCCGGTCACCATTCCTCCCGACGACCCGAGCACCGAGGTCGAGCTCCCGCCGGCGCCGCAGAACGCCACTGCCGAACGCGACGGTGACACGGTCGAAGTCTCGTGGGATGCCCCGGAGTTCGACAACGAACTAGAGTTCTACTATGTCGCCACCTCCGGTGGCGAACGGTGGGAAGAGAACGTTGGTTCGCGTACGTCGGACACCCTGGAGGCCCGGCCTGAGCAGGTTTGCGTGCAGATCTGGAGCATTGACGCGACCAATCGGAACCTCTCCAGTAATAATGAGAGTCCTACGGTGTGTGCCTGACCCAAGGGGGCGAAGCGTTCGATGAGTATCCAAGTCGAGTTCTGCGGTGAGTGGTTCGACGTCAACAACGACGAGTCCTTCCTCATCGGCAGGGAGGGAGACCTGGAGATCGACGACAATCCCTACCTGCACCGCCGGTTCCTGACGATCGCCTACCACGACGAGCTCTGGTGGCTGGAGAACGTCGGCAGCAGGCTGTCCGCCACTGTGGCCGACTCCGACGGGAACATGCAGGCCTGGTTGGCGCCCGGCGCCCGGCTGCCGTTGGTGTTCTCGCACACCTCCGTGCTGTTCACCGCAGGCCCCACCACCTACGAGATCGGCATCGTGGGCGACTCCCCGCACTTCGAGGCCTCTGCCCCGGAACGCACCCAGGTGGGGGAGACCACGATCGGTCCGGTGACGTTGACCGAGACCCAGAAGCTGCTGATTATCGCCCTCGCCGAGCCGGTGCTGCGCGGACGCGGCTCGACCGCCTCGATCCCCACCTCCGCCCAGGCCGCGGCGCGCCTGGGCTGGGCGATCACCCGGTTCAACCGCAAGCTCGACAACGTGTGCGACAAGCTCTCCCGGTTCGGGGTGCGCGGGCTGCGTGGTGGACCGCGCCAGCTGGCCGTCAACCGCCGGGCCCGCCTGGTGGAGCATGCCGTCGCTTCACGTCTGGTGGTGCCGGCGGACCTGGAGCTGCTGGAGGAGAACGCCAAGGCTGCCGCGGAGTCCGCTGCGGAGTAGCGCGGGCACCGGGACGTGATGGGGACAACTTCCCGTTGGAAAGACTGGCAGGTGGCCGTAGACTGCT is a genomic window of Ruania zhangjianzhongii containing:
- a CDS encoding FHA domain-containing protein, which translates into the protein MTVNLTARYVHGEWTALVTGHGTALLDPRIATEQVEQVWAALSEGRGVSGCLEVLAADGFANLPAFALVQHGEDELRVLVRGEVEVTAGESTVGAAGIATWREALLPGQHYRVEVTGDGATHPEWPLSGGVVLASRVEWLGSAGGASGAAGAAAVAEDGDGSGDEAGDDGDGDPEPAAEQEPAAGAEPVADEAESAPGDAGETGGDDESGETGGDDESDGDEVRDGASAEAALGIGAAVPVAAAVVGGAVTGSEAEDDHPTEDGRPEDGLPTEGNPDEDADGESVDDVFGDHQSVDDESVDDEPGDDEPGDDEVATDDGAEPAEPDEPADDFGDDTAEPADDEAGEPAAFEEPAALDEPAGGETRSDEVESDASAEADGLGDDPEEAGSGGTPDDPSDEAPAELDASAEAPDAPSEDHGDEAEHDRDGVQGSGADAPMEVSAHTAEEESAPSPAEFPGAAEDGAAEEGAAEDNYATDAPTLTSSGSDIIDSLPWAVSASDREQARAAQEQAAAEPPATPAFDEPEDQPAQLSEAGQPAAGADDELPEQTVLSRAGAEAPDIPAAPAPAPEPAAASADSDVISFDSLMAQQVPQAPSPGYAHQAGAEYGAPPPAEQVDQPYPAAAPPYGPGAAFGAPGVQQAAPPPWAPPADMSQPAPTAQGQGDVDIEGDHDGETIMVSQLPSGNGAAPGTGESDLYDEPHAAAQPSIHLAMSTGAHVPLDRPVLIGRAPESARFNAGVQPRLVTVASPEQDISRTHVEIRAEGGHAVVTDLNSTNGTVVVQPGSPPRRLHPGEGASVPAGTVVDLGDGVTLTVQTTSQGAG
- a CDS encoding serine/threonine-protein kinase, whose translation is MSRRRPSRPPEIPGFQHERLLGSGGFADVFLYEQELPRRKVAVKALLADAVTPDGLTQFVGEANLMAQLSTHPSIVTIYQAATTEDGRPYLVMEYCPRPNLSVRYRNERIGVAEALRIAARLAGAVETAHRAGILHRDIKPANVLTTDYGWPALTDFGISVATAAADDSDQAGMSIPWAAPEFFADDAPRGVGADVYALTATIYTLLARRSPFEAAGGSNSALDLITRIEREPVPPTGRDDVPESLEEVFRRGMAKDPAQRFPSAAAFARAIQRVETELHLTPTPLDVPDTSWAHGTGGGESGEDQRTRVRSVSTIDVNPDGTRHRPAIIDPAAARSPRNQPGGRETAVRPEIGAAAGVEETAKPPPPRRRTTLIAAGAALVVVAAVTAMAIGALNQPDGGEGETTTAPVTIPPDDPSTEVELPPAPQNATAERDGDTVEVSWDAPEFDNELEFYYVATSGGERWEENVGSRTSDTLEARPEQVCVQIWSIDATNRNLSSNNESPTVCA